In the genome of Nycticebus coucang isolate mNycCou1 chromosome 12, mNycCou1.pri, whole genome shotgun sequence, one region contains:
- the TMEM121B gene encoding transmembrane protein 121B, which translates to MHPALGHPRSVSSSSGSFPPAPAAARLQPLFLRGGSSRGRRGSGDSSTSTSTSRAGGGGRRGGGGGGSPSSSTGAEREDDDESISISKPLVPAAAAATPGPPGQAGAPTADSAPAAFSSSAVTSSSTSTPTSSCSMTAADFGGGAAAGAVGGPGSRSAGGAGGPGGGSSTSCCSCCCCCCRRARPGRRSRRRCCAPSPGCRWGYQALSVVLLLAQGGLLDLYLIAVTDLYWCSWIATDLVVVVGWAIFFAKNSRGRRGAAAGSAHNHHQHHHHTAPPLHLPAASSGPGGAKARSGRGAPSGSGGGLTAAGATGEFAFAYLAWLIYSIAFTPKVVLILGTSILDLIELRAPFGTTGFRLTMALSVPLLYSLVRAISEAGAPPGSAGPLLLQPQQHRAAGCFLGTCLDLLDSFTLVELTLEGRVPLPAHLRYLLMAVYFLTLASPVLWLYELNAVGLAASSWGQTSGPGSCSRLLRLLGGCLVDVPLLALRCLLVVSYQQPLSIFMLKNLFFLGCRGLEALEGCWDRGSRASSSRSRGGYGAPPSAPPPPPPLPPPGGPQLGHCISENEGGAHGYVNTLAVASQN; encoded by the coding sequence ATGCACCCTGCGCTCGGCCACCCTCGCTCCGTCTCGTCCTCGTCCGGCTCCTTCCCTCCGGCCCCCGCCGCTGCGCGGCTGCAGCCCCTCTTCCTCAGGGGGGGCTCCTCCCGCGGCCGGAGAGGTTCGGGCGACAgcagcaccagcaccagcaccagcCGGGCGGGAGGCGGCGGCAGACGCGGCGGGGGCGGCGGCGGCTCCCCCAGCAGCAGCACGGGCGCCGAGCGAGAGGACGACGACGAGAGCATCAGCATCAGCAAGCCGCTGGtgccggccgccgccgccgcgacCCCGGGACCCCCGGGCCAGGCGGGCGCCCCGACCGCGGACTCCGCGCCCGCCGCCTTCTCCTCTTCGGCGGtcacctcctcctccacctccacgCCCACCTCCTCCTGCAGCATGACCGCCGCGGACTTCGGCGGGGGCGCGGCAGCCGGGGCCGTCGGGGGTCCCGGGAGCCGCTCGGCTGGGGGCGCGGGAGGCCCCGGTGGGGGCAGCAGCACCTCCTGCTGCTcgtgctgctgctgttgctgccgCCGGGCCCGGCCGGGCCGCAGGAGTCGCCGCCGCTGCTGCGCCCCCAGCCCCGGGTGCCGCTGGGGTTACCAGGCGCTGTCCGTGGTGCTGCTGCTGGCTCAGGGAGGCCTGCTGGACTTGTACCTCATCGCGGTCACCGACCTGTACTGGTGCTCCTGGATCGCCACCgacctggtggtggtggtgggctgGGCCATCTTCTTCGCCAAGAACAGCCGGGGCCGTCGGGGCGCCGCGGCGGGCAGCGCCCACaaccaccaccagcaccaccaccacaccGCGCCTCCTCTGCACCTGCCCGCCGCCTCTTCTGGCCCCGGGGGGGCCAAGGCGCGCAGCGGCCGCGGGGCCCCCAGCGGCTCGGGGGGCGGCCTGACGGCGGCCGGGGCAACCGGCGAATTCGCTTTCGCCTACCTGGCTTGGCTCATCTACTCCATCGCCTTCACGCCTAAGGTGGTGCTTATCCTGGGCACGTCCATCCTGGACCTCATCGAGCTGCGCGCGCCCTTCGGCACCACCGGCTTCCGCCTCACGATGGCGCTGTCGGTTCCGCTGCTCTACAGCTTAGTGCGAGCCATCAGCGAGGCGGGCGCCCCGCCGGGCTCGGCCGGACCCCTGCTGCTGCAGCCCCAGCAGCACCGCGCCGCCGGCTGCTTTCTGGGCACGTGTCTGGACCTGCTCGACAGCTTCACTCTGGTGGAGCTGACGCTGGAAGGCCGCGTGCCGCTGCCCGCGCACCTGCGCTACCTGCTCATGGCCGTCTACTTCCTCACCCTCGCCTCGCCGGTGCTCTGGCTGTACGAGCTCAACGCCGTGGGCCTGGCGGCTTCATCCTGGGGCCAGACGTCGGGACCCGGCAGCTGCAGCCGCCTTCTGCGCCTGCTGGGCGGCTGCCTGGTGGACGTGCCCTTACTGGCGCTGCGCTGCCTCTTGGTGGTGAGCTACCAGCAGCCCCTCTCCATCTTCATGCTCAAGAACCTTTTCTTCCTCGGCTGCCGCGGCCTGGAGGCCCTGGAGGGCTGCTGGGACCGCGGGAGTCGAGCCTCCTCCAGTCGGTCCAGAGGGGGCTATGGTGCTCCGCCTTCCGCCCCACCGCCACCTCCACCGCTGCCACCTCCAGGAGGCCCCCAGCTGGGCCACTGCATCTCTGAGAATGAGGGGGGCGCCCATGGCTATGTCAATACGCTggctgtggcctcccagaattGA